The genomic window TGCTTCCCTTACTTTAACATTTTGTATTCCTTCTTTCACTGAATCCACTGACTCACTTAGAGGAATCCCAGAGATCACACCCCTAACAAAGTTTTTGTCATATGCCATTGAACACTTCACTCGCTGTCCATTTAGTTTATTTGTCTTTATTGCTTTCTGTTGTTGTTCATCACTTTTACATATTACCAGTAAAGAACCATTCCTCAATTGTTTAGCGCTCCTTACCTCCCCAATATCTTTATGCAGACTTTTGGTTAGTTGGATTGGACTCCACTCGTTAAAAGTAGTCCCCTCTTGTAACAATTTGATAAACACCTTGAACTCATCTTCACTCCTTTTCAccgtttttatttctttatcaaTGTCACTATAATCTGATTCGTCTCTATCTTTAGTTTTCCGTTTCCTATTGATTACTTTCCACTCATCCAAACTCCCGCGTCCAACATCCATCTCCCCATCCTCACTTCCTGATCCGTCATTTCCTGACCTCTGACCATTCACAGTCCAGTTGTTGCCAACCGCCTGTAGCTCACGATCACCAGACAAACGTCTACGCTCCTTTCCTCCAGTCGCCGCCATTCCCACCTTGCCGCGCGCCTGTAACGCCAGTTGTCAatgcatatcacaccccttccgcggcaaaacgttgacaagtgaatacattgagccaatcatgtgctatgttgtgaatacattgagccaataatgtggtgtgttgtgaagacatcgtgccaatcatgtgttgtgatctcgccgctggagcaagattgcagtagattggtgtcgtgaagccttgcgcacgcgcatttctgccgagatggatgcccgatgagtgcccacaaagtgttgccatatggccgcagagtggagggacttgcctaaaaggactttgtttaAACTCACTGTATTTCTATACATTATTACGTTCCTGTCTGTCAGGCCAAATGTATACTTGATTTATTATAGAAAGTGACAACTGGTCCAACGTGTTTGCGTGACTCAAACGATGAAAGGCGGCCTATTTGAtttaatgatgttttataaacaaagttcgggtggagccttcgggatgattgacagcaattaactcacccactgccgccgcagggtaggcctatttaagccgacctccttttccatatgtcacacgctccgacgttcgcgaaatcattcagtctgcgtattgttcgcattgacaagacagctctcatggaactggaaatccacccagcgccagcaaggcgttgaccttacccactggacagtggctcgcatccgcagcactctccattcccgcggcatcgcgttccgtatgtcggataggaagttccatctcctccgccttctaacgcagtcggataacccggtcttttcgccctcccgctccctcactttgttttcctccccagaccaggaagcaagctgctccttctggcatcccgacgcggttccttccgccggccattcagccggacgaagcacacaccaccagccacctcgcgaaccgggcacgccgacagcactttccggcaccacacgcttcagagcgtatcattccgctgcttcagccacagccactgccacgtcagcggctcaggcccattcccgccgcatctccgccgtatttccgggtccaaccccacttctccagacggccccggtagcgacagcgtcgctactcccccccactccttctttccctcccccatccacctcccctagccaggactcggtccaggcctgccccacctccagtcgttccgacgactgctccctccctcccccctctcccccctcccctttccattccgggagccacgtctgtacagcacgcctcaactcacgaagcgtcagctcgaagagtcacctcactagctccccatctctcttatgagttagcgagcacctggtctcagTCGGCGCCGATAgtgacagcgtcgctactcccccctaaccctctttccttccccgtcccacttcccgcgaccctgtcccaggttgctccccttccggtcgcgtcagcgaccgctccctccctccccccttttctcccttcccatctcttccccggctccgcgctagaccagcccgcagcagcgggtcatcagcactcagcgagtgcttcggaccacgacgtcccgttccggcagcaaaactattctttagccacagcacaggccctgccaccgcctcctcacgctgcagcattcgaaccaccacccgtcacagcgtccaccaggaacctcatcttgtcaggtgcagacgtagacctttctacctttcttccctcccttcctattccctctcataaccgggatctagtttgcggcgaactggtttttctctaaaaaattctggcccagcatcaaaaaccctgtaatttcccgagttcaccgtagcttttaccaactacacagaagtcgtctgtttcgtgttctccagtcgacgcaaatgactaagctaaatgactacctggccatcatcgccggcctagccgtatcctacggtggagctcattttcatacgtaggctaccaccggctgttttcagcaaaatgcgctgccagagtcggcctctggaactaaaacccctactggggcgcgctcgatatggagctccataaccgcgttttcctaggacttaagccatcttgtcccctctgcaatagccccagtcacggcgcggtcgagtgtccactagtcaactcattccccagggccgccctttcatctcgcatctcctaaactgcgctcagcaaccccatctctcgaagacgtcgtatctctagatgcccagtgtctggccgatatcaaactctggaggatgttttagacgaatggaatggtctgtgcatgttctacgacgactgccaatcatctccagaagagctccagttgtacaccgacgcagccccctcaacaggcttcggaggctttttcaaagggcgctggtttgcatccccgtggccactagagttcagagagctaacaactggaaacgaatcgtcagccatgttcgaactctaccccgtagccatcacggccctacctgggggaatgagtggacctccaagagtgtgataatccacagcgacaacgaagccgtagtgcacgtcattaataacgagctcaaaatcgcctgcgctttcccctcttagtaggcgtctaatctggatagcagccagctaccagcttattataagagccgcgcacgtcCCCGGTTGGCACCATGGAattgctgactctctctctcgtcttaaattccagagattcagaagctcggctccagaggcggacccgtaccctactccactccccagcttttcggagaccatcttcccataaaccaccccctcagctatcttcagcccatcacggccgacctagcccttcaagccctcgcacccaggaccatgcagtcctattggactgcttggtcgtgcttcaaacagttccacgcaaagcactcactaccatttcccagtttcgatgcagtcaccatatcatcatttatcacctacgcccacacttcactcgggatcaaagtttcttccattagagtctacctagctggcattcatttcttctacaaacgcccccacggctccgaatgccccttctccgacaccaggataggcttgttaattaaaggtatccgtaggcaacatccagtcccccaagactcccgccttcccattacctcaagcattctcgccacccGCCTCGCTACCCTTTGCAAAGGGTcatgtcaccgcattccgattccaccatctccgttatgtttctactggcctttttgggctgctgagatgtagcgagtttacatgcccttcgtctctcttcattcccgatgtccacccgtgcatcgcagatctagagcagctagaccaagacaccattcgatttaccatcaaacagagtaaaaccgatcagtcccgaaaggacactccatatccatttaactccgcctcagatcttcagcctttccaatacctatctcactacatctcatatcggtcagctcaagcttcgtctactagcccgcccttcgtgccagacgaagggctacccatcactcgccacagattccagacactcttaaaaaccattctagtcaaatctggttttcccgcggatcgctactccgcacactccttcaggataggagctgccacaacagctgcgctcaacggcttatcggagcaacaaattaaaatactgggccgttggtcctcggatgcctaccagtcttacatccgctccaatctagcggatttacgactcgctcagcaagcacttatgtagttggtagcggccttctctgtgatcttttggggtgcaagcggtcatcgctctatcgcgatatccgctccaggcactccaggaccacggacagctaccttgccaaacacgcacttctcccatacattctagtctagctgaagcaatcatatagaagggcgaactagtgaaatgatgttttataaacaaagttcgggtggagccttcgggatgattgacagcaattaactcacccactgccgccgcagggtaggcctatttaagccgacctccttttccatacgtcacacgctccgacgttcgcgaaatcatcccccctcctccccctactcctccatttcaccaattgccctgttactcatcctccttacacaggggggtgcaagcggtcatcgctctatcgcgatatccgctccaggcactccaggaccacggacagctaccttgccaaacacgcacttctcccatacattctagtctagctgaagcaatcatatagaagggcgaactagtgaatggGGTAGGATTACTCGGCATGGaacaaacatgtttttgttgttgttttctttataggttatttgacatttttatattttgtttGATGTTTGAATGTCTAATTTCACGTTGGTGCCATTCTTTAACGCGCTCATGACCTCGCATCGTATGTTTATTTACAGGAGTTTGGTTTTCATACTAGGAAGCTACACATTTGGACATCATATTCTTGACAAACGTAGCTCATTCAATGCTGCAGTTTTGCGAATCTTATGATAATGCATATTGTCATTGAGACTAATTCAAGTGGGGGGTCTATAACATAGGCTATATCCGCACACTGCCCCGTATGCTCCTAGTTTAATGGTAGCCTAGGTTACGTTTCGACTACTCGGGTCTTAGTCAGgtataccaaagtccttttaggcaagtccctccactcggcggccatataccaacgttttatgggcactcatcgggcacagtctttgggtcgaattgcgcgtgcgcaaggcttcacgacaccaatcttgctccagcggcgagatcacaacacatgattggcacgatgtcttcacaacacaccatatgattggctcaatgtattcacatcacaccacatgattggctcaatgtattcacatgtcgacgttttgccgaggaaggggtgggatatgtgtagacaacggccatattggcgtgacaaactagccccatgcatttctatggagtattttttgagtgctgtgtctccacattagaatgTCTCTGGGTATACCTTATACCtcacgaagacctgagtggtcaaAACGTTATAACCTAGCCTACCTTTAAACTGGGAGCATACGAGGCAGTGAGCATCCTTTCTTTTTTACGTTGTTACTAACCTGCACCTGACGAATTTGTATGTGCTCATCTCTACGCTAGGATAACTTCCATTACCCCATTAAACAGGAAAACCAGCTTTTATAAGGAATTGGGTGGCTGTTAAAAGAGCCTTTAGGCTTAGACGAAGGAGAGATCTGATCTTCAACCACCAAAACCGTACAGAGTACGTCCCTAGCGTTTCAAAGCATAGACAACATCCATAGCGGTCaacagacataatttcactgttctttgtttatatgaactTGCAACCAGTGAAAATCTATTGAGCAGtcagtactgtaaacaaatggAAAGCACAACGTTCAGGGCCATACGCCATACGATTTGTTTACAGTATTTTTCAGTAtacagcctacaatgcactgtaCAGTGTCCAATACAAATCCTCTTTCTTGCCCAACTTCACTTCCTCCCCGTCCCTCACCTCACATATGCACTCGTCCTCTCATATAGTTTCTTCTCTCCATTCTCATTCCCACCTTCAACAACCTGTCTGCTCTCTAAACTGGTTTATATTGGTTGTGTCACATCATCTGAAACAAGTTAAATCAATTTTGAGTGGTTGTGTTTAATCAATGACATGTCTATTTCTATTTAATTTTTGCCACTTGTGTTTACCAGTATGGATGGCATGTTGTGCATTAGAGAGcagaatgtgttttgagaatgagaatgtgttcaaagttttgctaaaaattgtaagtgagatctgcaaattgtgCAAAGCAAGCAAAATCATCATGTCTAGCTTGGGCTTTGATGACTCTCATGTGTGGGCtccttgaaacacacacacacacacacacacacaaataaaaatgcACATATATAAAAGTGTATTTGGCAAATACAAAATGTGATAGCCTACTCCCATTCACCCAGCCTAACGTACAGCTATAAGCGATCATACCTAGGGGACATCGTTCTAGGATCCAAAGCTGTGTATGCCATCCCCACCCTACATAGTCAGATTGTGCGTCAGAAAGTGTGTCTAATGTCCGACTGTACGAATACAATGTTCAAATGGAGATAAAGAGGTACCTAAAGACAGTTACAGCTTATGTGGAATGTAATGCATTAAAAGTGTATAGACATTTTAGTTTAGTGCAActtttgaaataataataacaataataatgctTAAAATATTGTACATTTTATTTAGATCCAATTGCAGACTGTATGAATGTGTAAGTTAGATTCATTTTCCCAGCAGTACAAAGCTGTAGAGCTCTTCTATTAGTTCTATTAGTAAAAACCACTTCACTTCACTATATCACTCTTGCTAACCCTGctacaagagagacagaggaggaaaTGGCATATACACCGATGAAGCATCATATTCAAATGTGCATATAGTGGAATTTGTATGCAAATTGTTTTGGTAATGACAATGGCTAGGAacaaattatgaaaataaacaGGAAATGCAATTGGGCATATGGAAATTGTTgacagcgcttcactttttccacattttgttatgtttcagactcatcttaaaatggattcaattcattttttttctcatcaatctacccacaatactccaacacttaaaaaaacaggtgtaaaaaataaaagacagaaataatcaatttacataagtattcagaccctttgttatgatgcttGTAATTGACCTCTGGTGCATCCCACCTGATCCTTGAGATGCTCCTATAACTTGATTGGaatccacctgtgcctaaattaattcactggacattattagaAAAGGCACACATTTCTTTATATATATGGTCTCACAgttgtatgtcagagtgaaaagccacgaggtcgagagaattgtccgtagacctataagacagggttgtgtgaagacagaaggatacaagaacatttctgcagcattgaaagtgcccaagagcacagtAGCCTCATAATTCTCatatggaaaagtttggaacaaccaacagccTTCTTCTGGTCGCTCAGTCAAGCTAAGTAATCCGAGAccaagggccttggtcagacaggtaaccaaggacccaatggtcactatgagatccagagttcctttgagaggatgagagaaacattgcaaaagggttctccaatgttttatcagttagccttttaaaatgatatcagattagtaaacagaatgtgcctttgcaacATTGGGTGAATGGTTGCTGACAATGGGCAATGTATAGATATTGCACTAAAGAGcaaccatttctttctacaacagtcgagaactcttttgcaattatgtaagcacataatgtaatctgaaaactaccctgattaataaaaaaaaaacaatgcaaataaTCTCATCTGATATTCTGattataatggagtggaatgtaaatgtctaagtgtctccaaacttttgactggaaGTGTATACATATATTACCATTAACCAACTTGAGGACCTGAAGAGGAACTAAATATGCCGTTCTTAATGTTCATCCAAATACCGCCACAcataattttcttctcattTTGCTAAGGGATTGCTTACATCACACGTCATGCATAAATCATCAGACAATCTCCTTACACACCCACTAATTTCTGCACCTTTGCAGAGCTGTAAAGGTTATAATAAAATTTCAGGTGTGACACACTCTCTTATTTAATCAGCCTTCAAATATTGCCACATAACTTTTTATCGTTTACCGTTTATCACAAATTGGTCCGGTAACATTTCGACCTATACATAGCCTGGGTGGCGCATGTTTGTCAATTGTGTTTCGCTGTGTCCACAAACCACCCGTGTGTAAAGTACACATTCGCAAAAACTACATTGGAACTGCTTTTACGTGTAACAGAGGCTCATGTCTTGGTCTGTGGTACTTCTTTGTCGACGTATTGCGCGGTTTTACTATCATTATGTGCATGATTTCCTCACAAAACTCAGACTGACTGCAACCTCTCCACCTAGTGGTCCGACGATCTCAGTTTGTTGCAAAAGTGATAAAGGGCAACCAAAGCGCCCATATATTCCCTTTTAACGTGCAGGCTGTGCTCTTCACAACAGACATCGTGTTTTTGGTTAATGTCTTATTGCCACTCATatgttacaaacagtgctggGAGAAAACACAAGTGATCTCTTCGCCACAGGAAGGCCGGGAGAGATCTCGGTCTACTGAGACTAAATGGTCCTCATGTGTATTATAAGTCCAGGCAGTAGGGTACTAGCAGCCATTCGTTTGTCTCAGGTCTATCGAATACTACGCGCGTGAAAACCTAAACGATATAATGGCAGAAGCTGCTCCAGCCCCTGCTACGGCCCCAGTGAAGTCCCCTAAGAAGAAGGCACCCCGACCCAAGAAAACTGGACCAAGTGTGGGAGAGCTCGTTGTCAAGGCTGTCTCTGCCTctaaagagaagaaaggagtaTCGCTGGCTGCCCTGAAGAAGGCTCTAGCGGCTGGTGGATACGATGTGGAGAAAAACAACGCTCGTGTCAAGGTGGCTATAAAGAGTTTGGTCACAAAGGGAACTTTGGTCCAGATTAAAGGAACCGGCGCTTCTGGCTCCTTCAAGCTGAACAAGGAAAAGGCGGTGGAAAAGAAGCCCGCTAAAAAGACAGCACCTAAAGCGAAGAAGCCAGCAGCGAAAAAACCTGCCGTGGCTAAGAAGCCCAAGAAGGCAGTAGCAAAGAAGCAGGCGGCCGCCAAAAAGACTCCAAAGAAGGCAGCCAAGAAGCCTGCCACACCGAAAAAAGCAACGAAGAGCCCAAAAAAAGCCAAGAAGCCTGCTGCACCCAAGAAGGCAGCGAAGAGCCCCAAGAAAGTCAAGGCAACGAAACCCAAGGTGGCTAAGCCTAAAGCTGCCAAACCCAAAAAGGCTGCACCCAAGAAGAAGTAAATGTGCAGATTGTTTTATGTCGATAAACAAAAGGGTTCTTTTAAGAGCCAACCAAAGCTTCTTTGAATGCATTTATTATTGATTGTGCCTTTTTCCCACACATCCACGCCCACGATAATTGATTTTTGTCTTCTATAACCATAAACTGCCACAAAATATTCCCAAAACTCAGTGGCATTACGCAGTGCGTAGGCAATGAACTAACGGATCATAATATGAATTTCATTAGGCATATTATCATAAAACATTCTCTCTTACAAtgtagtttttatttttttaaaaatgggaaaaaaacatttgccTCATTCTGTTCACTAGCTTCCAAGCAAGTTACAAAGTATCCAGAATCATGCATCACACAAGCACTTCAGTTTGTTACACATATCCAATATAAGTAGCCAAAATATTGCAACACAACCATTTTAGTTTTCTACATTGTAACAGTGTTCGGGAAACTATTTGAATCACCACCGGAAGTTTCGTTGGTTTATTGTGACCATTCAAATGAACCTTTCATTCAGAAACGTTGTTATAATTTAATCTGGTATATTACTTCTCTACTATGCCACGCATTTAATTTAATGATTGGAGATAATGTGCTGAGAGAGGTGCTACAATCGCCAAATGGAACTGATATTGACGTATAGCCGCGAACTACACGTTGATTGGCTCTCAGCATTATTTTCTCAGCCACTGGGGCACGGAGTACCCATGCGCTGGTGTGTGATATTAGGACATGCCTGGCCATTGCAGAGCACTAGAGTTAACTCCAAACACGTACTGCAGACATGAGTGGCAGAGGCAAAACCGGTGGCAAGGCCAGAGCTAAGGCCAAAACTCGTTCATCTAGAGCTGGATTGCAGTTCCCCGTAGGCCGTGTGCACAGGCTGCTGCGCAAAGGCAACTATGCTCAGCGTGTTGGCGCTGGTGCTCCGGTTTACTTGGCTGCCGTTCTCGAGTATCTGACGGCTGAGATTCTGGAGTTGGCCGGTAATGCTGCCCGTGACAACAAGAAGACTCGTATCATTCCCCGCCATTTGCAGCTGGCTGTGCGTAATGACGAGGAGTTGAACAAACTGCTCGGCGGAGTGACTATCGCTCAGGGTGGTGTGTTGCCTAACATTCAGGCTGTGCTTCTGCCCAAGAAGACCGAGAAGTCCAAGTAAATCTACCTTTTATAAACTTCTGAAacaaaggctcttttaagagccacccaaATATCTAGAAAAGTAAATTCCAGGTTGCCCTTGACATGATTTCTTCACTTACACGTGTGAAAATTCATTTAGAAATATGAGCCCTTTAACTCTGAATCAATGCTTGGCCATCCAGCCACTAAGTAACTCTTAGTTCAGCTAACTTAAATTATTTACTTTccttttaattaaattaaactgTTTGCCGTCTTAACGGTGCATTCAATAAATAACTTTAAATGTTAATATTTATATATTGATATATTGACACCCAGTCCCACATACACAAGAATAAAATCAGGAAGTAGTGAGATGATAAATACATGTTCTTAGTTAATCATGCAGGGCTGCGGGGCGATCTTAGACCCTCCTAGGTCAACATGAATATGCAGTCTTTCAGAcgcatttctttcttttcagtAATATATGTTTAACATATTAATGGTAGTTTGGCTTTTTCATTTAAACACGCAGGTATCTGAATGGGGGCGGGGGGTCATTTTGAATTTCAGGCGCCACTCGGAGGGAACTTGGAAGACCAATCAGCGGAGATCAAAAACCTGACGTAAACAGGGGGCAGGCTTCGGTCGTAGGCCTTATATACCCACGTTCCGTAAAAACATTCATACTCGAAGACTAAGTAGAAATGGCAAGAACTAAGCAGACAGCCCGCAAATCTACCGGAGGTAAGGCTCCGAGGAAGCAGCTCGCCACCAAGGCTGCGCGTAAAAGCGCACCAGCAACTGGTGGAGTGAAGAAGCCTCATCGTTACAGGCCTGGTACTGTGGCTCTGAGAGAAATCCGCCGTTACCAGAAGTCTACTGAGCTGCTGATCCGCAAGCTGCCCTTCCAGCGTCTGGTCAGAGAAATTGCTCAGGACTTCAAGACTGATCTGCGTTTCCAGAGCTCTGCTGTCATGGCTCTTCAGGAGGCTAGCGAGGCTTACCTCGTCGGCCTGTTTGAGGACACTAACCTGTGCGCGATCCACGCCAAGAGGGTAACCATCATGCCCAAAGACATCCAGCTGGCTCGTCGTATCCGTGGGGAGCGTGCTTAAATCAATCCAAACCAGGACCCAATtcaaaggctcttttaagagccacccaaATATTTACAAAAGCTATTTTCCAAACTGCCCACGATACCCGCTTAATATTCTTTTAACGTTTACTGTTACGTTTATAACTTACTCCTCCATAGAAGTGCATGggcttagtttgtaacgccaatatggcagttgtctgcatatcacaccccttcagcggcaaaacgttgacaagtgaatacattgagctaatcatgtggtgtgttgtgaagacatcgtgccaatcatgtgttggaGCAAGATTGCagtagattggtgtcgtgaagccttgcgcacgcacatttctgccgagatagtgcccaaaaagtgttgccatattaggctagtgacaaatggtcagaaagggctttagtgtttgagatacccctaccggaggtagaactacacccaacaatgtttttcctcatctctaaggtctcccatatatgaaatggattcttagctacaaatattttactgctaagattgttaaattaacagatattgttatacaccccaaaaccaaaaaagaactaaaatatagcctatctgaattggagttaaggcatataaattagtgcagatcaatcacacaagctctgagagctttgaaacttggcatgtttatagtcaggaagttgctttacctactagaaaagactggatgtgaatatcttgacgtatggaatgaatagagacatgtaaacatacacctaaaataagcggacatgcaaaaaatgaatatctatgcagaatgttttcatttactttgtagctgctttaccagggaCTATCATAGcaacacatatgatggcttatGGGAAAGGTGGTGTTGTACggaatccaacaataccaaatatgtaaatatagtatgacgaatcagggtgttctgtcactcaatgtatgaggtgtccaaagtgaaagaaaacggaacactggcaaaatacagtctccaagtccaaatcacattatcagtggtgaggAGAATGTTGAcattcattgttactgcaaggtaagttacataaggtaagtgctgctctatatttacatttaataatgatacatttcatatgtcccagtattaaacaattcatatgaaacacagatccaattgaatcaggttaacattggaatggaacacgtttattaaaatatttatattcacttgaattttgttttggtcaagtcattactgaataatggaaaataatattgttagcttttgtctgtccagaccagcagtggacagtagagcctacactgcttacttcacccctaagtagctaaacagttagttgtagaaactactttccctagctaagaaagtac from Alosa sapidissima isolate fAloSap1 chromosome 9, fAloSap1.pri, whole genome shotgun sequence includes these protein-coding regions:
- the LOC121719197 gene encoding histone H2A isoform X1, producing MSGRGKTGGKARAKAKTRSSRAGLQFPVGRVHRLLRKGNYAQRVGAGAPVYLAAVLEYLTAEILELAGNAARDNKKTRIIPRHLQLAVRNDEELNKLLGGVTIAQGGVLPNIQAVLLPKKTEKSK
- the LOC121719197 gene encoding histone H2A isoform X2; this encodes MSGRGKTGGKARAKAKTRSSRAGLQFPVGRVHRLLRKGNYAQRVGAGAPVYLAAVLEYLTAEILELAGNAARDNKKTRIIPRHLQLAVRNDEELNKLLGGVTIAQGGVLPNIQAVLLPKKTEKAAGRS
- the LOC121719180 gene encoding histone H1-like; translation: MAEAAPAPATAPVKSPKKKAPRPKKTGPSVGELVVKAVSASKEKKGVSLAALKKALAAGGYDVEKNNARVKVAIKSLVTKGTLVQIKGTGASGSFKLNKEKAVEKKPAKKTAPKAKKPAAKKPAVAKKPKKAVAKKQAAAKKTPKKAAKKPATPKKATKSPKKAKKPAAPKKAAKSPKKVKATKPKVAKPKAAKPKKAAPKKK
- the LOC121719191 gene encoding histone H3, with protein sequence MARTKQTARKSTGGKAPRKQLATKAARKSAPATGGVKKPHRYRPGTVALREIRRYQKSTELLIRKLPFQRLVREIAQDFKTDLRFQSSAVMALQEASEAYLVGLFEDTNLCAIHAKRVTIMPKDIQLARRIRGERA